From one Flavobacterium sp. N502536 genomic stretch:
- a CDS encoding DUF4265 domain-containing protein: MAETHKKILFKYYSTYLEEIVSETMWAEIIDLEKGYFKLDNIPFFGPLIATDDTFRAEYDENEKCFIHKETIEHSGNSIVQVLILEKGFDKEIIREKLKAINCLSEGLNDTFLAVEIAKNTDYSLVKNVLSEYESNAIIEFAEPCLSDKHRTDLLKN, translated from the coding sequence ATGGCAGAAACGCATAAAAAAATCCTGTTTAAATACTACAGCACTTATCTCGAAGAAATAGTTTCAGAAACCATGTGGGCTGAAATTATAGATTTAGAAAAAGGGTATTTCAAACTGGATAATATTCCCTTTTTTGGGCCTTTAATTGCAACGGATGACACTTTTCGGGCAGAATATGATGAAAATGAAAAGTGTTTTATTCACAAAGAAACCATAGAGCATTCAGGAAACTCGATCGTTCAGGTTCTGATTTTAGAAAAAGGATTTGACAAGGAAATTATACGTGAAAAATTAAAAGCGATAAACTGTCTGTCAGAAGGACTAAACGACACCTTTCTGGCTGTTGAAATCGCAAAAAACACCGATTATTCGCTTGTGAAAAATGTATTATCGGAGTATGAATCGAATGCTATAATTGAATTTGCCGAGCCTTGTCTCTCTGATAAACACAGAACAGATTTGTTAAAAAATTAA
- a CDS encoding transglutaminase, whose amino-acid sequence MINFPKIDFPQLKSKLQVKSPWDRIIIMLLSLLITIPIFIILHQNLIDLEWKFNLDRVFIFLFVFAAVFFLLMLLRTIIILCIAVYLLVLFYGSVIGNYGFSEISEDYNSMVYTMSDNPFPQDIIVAKLLPFPNKSKIINAIEYQNPKVRNFAIMATTKHFKGLKGYSDYRTIIQCFAVFKEINSRWNYVNDPKEGDYIATASESLEYFSGDCDDHSILMAAAIRSIGGTPRLIHTKGHIYPEILIGSAIDLEKVNYLIKNVLFVKESYGKKIHYHMDERGQVWMNLDYTAKYPGGPFMYEEILGALTLN is encoded by the coding sequence ATGATAAATTTTCCTAAAATTGACTTTCCGCAATTAAAATCCAAATTACAGGTGAAATCACCTTGGGATAGGATTATTATTATGCTGTTGAGTCTTTTAATAACGATTCCGATCTTTATCATATTACATCAAAACCTGATCGATTTAGAATGGAAATTCAATCTGGATCGTGTTTTTATCTTTTTATTTGTTTTTGCTGCTGTTTTCTTTCTTTTAATGTTACTCAGAACGATCATCATCCTTTGTATCGCGGTGTATTTATTGGTTTTGTTCTACGGAAGTGTTATTGGAAATTATGGTTTTAGTGAAATCTCCGAAGATTACAATTCAATGGTTTATACCATGTCTGATAATCCGTTTCCGCAGGATATTATCGTGGCTAAGCTGTTGCCTTTTCCCAATAAGTCAAAAATCATCAATGCGATAGAGTATCAGAATCCAAAGGTTCGAAACTTTGCTATAATGGCTACTACCAAACATTTCAAAGGTTTAAAAGGATATTCCGACTACAGAACTATCATTCAGTGTTTTGCTGTGTTTAAGGAAATCAACAGTCGTTGGAACTATGTCAACGATCCTAAAGAAGGCGATTACATTGCAACAGCCAGTGAATCTTTAGAATATTTCTCGGGCGATTGCGACGATCATTCCATTTTGATGGCAGCAGCCATTCGGTCTATTGGCGGAACTCCGAGATTAATTCATACCAAAGGACACATTTACCCTGAAATCCTTATTGGTTCAGCCATCGACTTAGAAAAAGTCAACTACCTGATTAAAAACGTACTTTTTGTTAAAGAGAGTTACGGTAAAAAAATTCATTACCATATGGACGAGCGTGGTCAGGTTTGGATGAATCTGGATTATACTGCCAAATACCCTGGCGGCCCATTTATGTATGAAGAAATTCTGGGAGCTTTGACACTAAACTAG
- a CDS encoding YdeI/OmpD-associated family protein encodes MNPKVDFYFENAEKWQAELQELRKIALDCQLTEELKWGTACYTLHNSNIVLIHSFKEYCAFLFFKGALLKDTDQILVHQSENVQAARQIRFTSLEEIITQRSILKTYIYQAIEVERAGLKVKLKKTDEFKMAEEFQEKLDENKALETAFKALSPGRQRAYLLYFSAPKNSTTRASRVEKVIDQILEGKGLKD; translated from the coding sequence ATGAATCCAAAAGTTGATTTTTATTTTGAGAATGCCGAGAAATGGCAGGCAGAGCTGCAAGAATTGCGAAAAATCGCTTTGGATTGCCAGTTGACCGAAGAGTTAAAATGGGGTACTGCCTGCTATACCCTTCATAACAGCAATATCGTTTTAATCCATTCTTTTAAGGAGTATTGCGCGTTTCTGTTTTTTAAGGGAGCTTTACTAAAAGATACCGATCAGATTCTAGTACATCAAAGTGAAAATGTGCAGGCCGCGCGACAAATTCGCTTTACAAGTCTTGAAGAGATTATTACTCAAAGATCAATCTTAAAAACCTATATTTATCAGGCTATTGAAGTAGAAAGAGCAGGTTTAAAAGTTAAACTAAAGAAAACTGACGAGTTTAAGATGGCCGAAGAATTTCAAGAGAAGTTAGACGAAAACAAGGCTTTAGAAACTGCTTTTAAAGCTTTAAGTCCGGGTCGTCAACGTGCTTATTTACTGTATTTTTCAGCTCCTAAAAACTCCACAACAAGAGCGTCAAGAGTTGAAAAAGTCATCGATCAGATTCTTGAAGGAAAGGGACTAAAAGACTGA
- a CDS encoding VOC family protein, which yields MEDQKNQTDHSSADQTPKVTGVGGIFFFSDNPKETREWYAKNLGIEVNDWGSTFESRKIDAPDVVESLQWSPFKKDDAYFLPSKKEFMINYRVQHIEALVAQLKENGVTVLDDIATYDYGKFVHIMDTEGNKIELWEPS from the coding sequence ATGGAAGACCAAAAAAATCAAACCGACCACTCCTCTGCTGACCAAACTCCGAAAGTAACCGGAGTTGGAGGTATATTCTTTTTTTCAGACAATCCGAAGGAAACCAGAGAATGGTATGCCAAAAATTTAGGGATTGAAGTCAACGATTGGGGATCTACTTTTGAATCGCGTAAAATAGATGCGCCCGACGTTGTAGAATCACTTCAATGGAGCCCATTTAAAAAAGATGATGCTTATTTTTTGCCTTCCAAAAAAGAGTTTATGATTAATTATCGGGTACAGCATATCGAAGCTCTTGTCGCTCAGCTTAAAGAAAACGGAGTAACTGTACTTGATGATATTGCCACCTACGATTATGGAAAGTTTGTACACATTATGGATACCGAAGGCAATAAAATTGAGCTTTGGGAGCCGTCATAG
- a CDS encoding DinB family protein produces MENAIIKFELLLNENATYFPSLASEILEAKIPGKWSKKEVIGHLVDSGIHNLVRFTEINYLEKPYHHRPYNQMDLVNLNQYQTMDIYDLTQLWLSINRQIVRIMKSVDEKALEYAIILSDGSEIDLKFLMTDYVEHLEHHIHQIRS; encoded by the coding sequence ATGGAAAACGCTATTATAAAATTTGAACTATTACTGAATGAAAATGCTACTTATTTCCCTTCTTTGGCAAGTGAAATTTTAGAGGCGAAAATCCCGGGAAAATGGTCTAAGAAAGAAGTTATTGGACATTTGGTTGATTCAGGAATTCATAATCTGGTTCGGTTTACAGAAATTAATTATTTGGAAAAACCTTACCATCACAGACCTTATAACCAAATGGATTTGGTAAATTTAAATCAGTATCAGACCATGGACATTTATGATCTGACACAGCTTTGGCTTTCTATCAACCGACAAATCGTAAGAATCATGAAATCGGTTGATGAAAAGGCTTTAGAGTATGCAATCATTTTAAGTGATGGGTCTGAGATTGATTTAAAATTTTTAATGACCGATTATGTAGAACATTTAGAACATCATATTCATCAAATAAGATCCTAG
- a CDS encoding DoxX family protein has protein sequence MKKRDKIIYWVATVWLALGMVSTGVVQLLQIKEEASMIERLGYPLYFLTLLGVWKILGTIAILIPKFPLLKEWAYAGFFFAMSGAVFSHFAVGDHPKELFGPVLLIVLTIVSWYYRPTERKTALVSA, from the coding sequence ATGAAAAAAAGAGACAAAATTATTTATTGGGTTGCCACAGTATGGTTGGCATTAGGAATGGTATCAACAGGAGTTGTACAATTGTTACAAATAAAAGAAGAAGCCAGTATGATAGAACGTTTGGGTTATCCGCTGTATTTTTTAACACTACTTGGAGTTTGGAAAATATTGGGTACTATCGCTATTTTGATACCTAAATTTCCTTTACTAAAAGAATGGGCTTATGCCGGGTTCTTTTTTGCCATGAGCGGAGCTGTTTTTTCTCATTTTGCTGTTGGAGATCATCCAAAAGAATTATTCGGCCCGGTATTGCTTATCGTTCTTACGATTGTTTCCTGGTACTACAGACCTACAGAAAGAAAAACGGCTTTAGTGAGTGCGTAA
- a CDS encoding ArsR/SmtB family transcription factor, with protein sequence MEIRRDVFQAIADPTRRAILSLVAIQSMTPGVIAANFDSSRQTISKHIQILTECELLEQTQNGREIHYLTNAKKMKEVADFIEPFRQMWDDRFNKLETIMKNYKPKE encoded by the coding sequence ATGGAAATTCGAAGAGATGTATTTCAGGCAATTGCCGACCCTACCCGCAGGGCAATCTTAAGCTTAGTGGCGATTCAGTCAATGACACCGGGTGTTATTGCTGCAAATTTTGATTCTTCACGGCAAACGATATCAAAACACATTCAAATACTAACCGAATGTGAATTATTAGAGCAAACACAAAACGGAAGAGAAATCCATTACCTCACTAATGCTAAAAAAATGAAAGAAGTAGCAGATTTTATAGAACCTTTCCGCCAGATGTGGGACGATCGTTTTAACAAACTGGAAACCATCATGAAAAACTATAAACCAAAAGAATAA
- a CDS encoding NUDIX hydrolase, translating into MKKEMFFSVKTLIIKNDAFLAVYNLVEGIKIWDLPGGRMEFGETAGETLKREIKEELNLEIRPVKVIDTWNYRPTDNCQITGIIYYSELLTNQIKISEEHDGYDWIGFEQADAFFTKDFLLDQIQLWDWNSIRNDSVRFIKSVD; encoded by the coding sequence ATGAAGAAAGAAATGTTCTTTTCAGTGAAGACTTTGATTATAAAAAACGATGCTTTTTTAGCTGTTTACAACCTTGTAGAGGGAATTAAAATATGGGATTTACCTGGTGGCAGAATGGAATTTGGAGAGACAGCCGGGGAAACATTGAAAAGAGAAATTAAAGAAGAATTAAATCTCGAGATCAGACCCGTTAAGGTAATCGACACCTGGAATTATAGGCCTACCGACAATTGTCAGATTACAGGGATTATTTACTATAGTGAGCTCCTTACAAATCAAATTAAAATATCAGAGGAACACGACGGCTACGATTGGATTGGTTTTGAACAAGCGGATGCCTTTTTTACAAAAGATTTTCTGTTAGATCAAATACAACTTTGGGATTGGAATTCAATCAGGAATGATAGTGTCAGATTTATTAAATCCGTTGACTAA
- a CDS encoding SRPBCC family protein, which translates to MERKTKISAEDGQQDLVITREFDLPLKLLFMAYVEPEIVEQWMGTKVLKLENKKYGSWQFETSDNKGNVVFKANGVIHEFFPEQKITRTFEMEGSPFPPQLEFLEFEAVTAETSLLRMHIIYKSAALRDQMLKLPFAQGINMAHNRLQETANKLKPLDASN; encoded by the coding sequence ATGGAACGAAAAACAAAAATTAGTGCCGAGGACGGCCAACAGGACCTGGTGATTACAAGGGAATTTGATCTTCCGCTGAAATTATTGTTTATGGCTTATGTCGAACCCGAGATTGTCGAACAATGGATGGGAACTAAAGTACTGAAGCTTGAGAATAAAAAGTACGGCAGCTGGCAGTTTGAAACTTCAGATAACAAAGGAAATGTTGTTTTTAAAGCCAACGGAGTGATTCACGAATTTTTTCCCGAGCAGAAAATCACACGAACCTTTGAAATGGAGGGCTCCCCTTTTCCGCCGCAGCTTGAGTTTCTTGAATTTGAAGCCGTAACCGCTGAAACCAGCCTCTTAAGAATGCATATCATTTATAAATCTGCTGCACTCAGAGATCAGATGTTAAAACTGCCTTTTGCCCAAGGAATCAATATGGCGCACAACAGATTACAGGAAACTGCTAATAAACTAAAACCATTGGATGCAAGTAATTAA
- a CDS encoding DUF4256 domain-containing protein, giving the protein MKNKLSAEQSEELLKVLRIRFENNMNRHEGLDWDDVQKKLEANPGKLWSLDEMERTEGEPDVVGFDSKTNEYIFFDCSAESPKGRRSLCFDHEALEKRKEHKPAGSAINMAEEMGIELLNEAQYKQLQKLGKFDAKTSSWIATPAEIRKLGGALFSDFRYNTVFVYHNGAESYYAARGFRGL; this is encoded by the coding sequence ATGAAAAACAAACTCTCAGCAGAACAAAGCGAGGAATTATTGAAAGTATTAAGAATTCGTTTTGAGAACAACATGAACCGACACGAAGGCCTGGATTGGGACGACGTTCAGAAAAAACTGGAAGCAAATCCGGGGAAACTCTGGTCCCTCGATGAGATGGAAAGAACAGAAGGAGAACCGGATGTTGTGGGGTTTGATTCAAAAACAAACGAGTATATTTTCTTCGATTGTTCAGCCGAAAGCCCTAAAGGCCGCAGAAGTTTGTGTTTTGACCATGAAGCCTTAGAAAAAAGAAAAGAACACAAACCAGCCGGAAGCGCTATAAACATGGCCGAAGAGATGGGAATTGAACTTTTGAATGAAGCACAATACAAACAGCTTCAAAAACTCGGTAAGTTTGATGCTAAAACCTCAAGCTGGATCGCGACACCTGCTGAAATTCGCAAACTGGGAGGCGCGCTATTCTCTGATTTTCGTTACAATACCGTATTTGTGTATCACAATGGTGCAGAGTCTTATTATGCTGCAAGAGGTTTTAGAGGGCTTTGA
- a CDS encoding substrate-binding domain-containing protein, with protein MKTVKIVGVPEHFNLPWQLCIESGEFEAENIDLQWKDIPEGTGKMCQMLRNDEADIAVILTEGIIKDIIAGNPSKIVQIYVQSPLIWGIHVAAKSNFETVKDLKGKKAAISRLGSGSQLMAYVNAHEQGWKTNDLEFEIINTIDGAVEALTNETADYFMWERFMTKPLVDKGIFRRVGDCPTPWPSFVITVRDEFLKKNPKIVEKILEIINRTTQDFAEIPNIDKTLSELFNQKPEDIQEWLKLTQWSQKQLTEKAFDKIQNQLFDLGIIDKKSTFVETVKAL; from the coding sequence ATGAAAACTGTAAAAATTGTAGGTGTTCCTGAACACTTCAATTTACCATGGCAACTTTGCATTGAAAGTGGTGAATTTGAAGCCGAAAACATAGATTTGCAATGGAAAGATATTCCGGAAGGCACCGGCAAAATGTGTCAGATGCTGCGAAATGATGAAGCTGACATTGCTGTTATTTTAACCGAAGGAATCATAAAAGACATTATCGCAGGAAACCCCAGCAAAATAGTTCAGATATACGTACAATCTCCTTTGATTTGGGGAATTCACGTCGCTGCAAAGTCAAACTTTGAAACGGTGAAGGACCTTAAAGGGAAAAAAGCAGCCATTTCGAGACTAGGTTCGGGGTCGCAGCTGATGGCGTATGTAAACGCACACGAACAAGGCTGGAAAACCAATGATTTAGAGTTTGAAATTATCAATACCATTGATGGTGCCGTTGAAGCTTTGACCAACGAAACTGCCGATTATTTTATGTGGGAACGTTTTATGACCAAACCACTGGTTGATAAGGGTATCTTCAGAAGAGTTGGTGACTGCCCTACTCCATGGCCTTCTTTTGTCATAACGGTTAGAGACGAATTTTTGAAAAAGAATCCGAAAATTGTCGAAAAAATACTGGAGATCATCAATAGAACAACTCAGGATTTTGCTGAGATTCCAAATATTGACAAAACCTTGTCGGAACTTTTCAATCAAAAACCCGAAGACATTCAGGAATGGTTAAAACTAACACAATGGTCTCAGAAGCAACTAACAGAGAAAGCTTTTGATAAAATTCAAAATCAGTTATTTGATCTCGGAATTATTGATAAAAAAAGTACTTTTGTTGAAACCGTAAAAGCGCTGTAA
- a CDS encoding isopenicillin N synthase family dioxygenase, producing the protein MQNIPSVDLRDFLSDDPKRKQKFVNEIGSAFENIGFVALKGHFLDDQLVDELYSEIRKFFALPIETKHNYEIPGIGGQRGYVSFGKEHAKGRKEGDLKEFWHFGQYVDASSKYAAEYPENVNVAELPRFNVVGKEAYQMLEKTGVYVLRALALHLGLDEFYFDQYAQEGNSILRPIHYPPITTEPENAIRAAAHGDINLITLLMGAQGKGLQVQNHDGEWIDAIAEDDQLVINVGDMLSRHTNNKLKSTIHQVVNPPRELWGTSRYSIPFFMHPVSDMKLDCLENCIDDENPKKFEDITAGDYLYERLVDLGLIKK; encoded by the coding sequence ATGCAAAACATTCCTAGTGTAGACTTACGTGATTTCCTTTCGGACGACCCGAAACGTAAACAAAAATTTGTAAATGAAATCGGCAGTGCATTTGAAAACATTGGCTTCGTAGCCCTAAAAGGTCACTTCTTAGACGACCAGTTAGTAGACGAGCTTTATAGCGAAATTAGAAAATTTTTCGCTTTGCCAATAGAAACTAAGCATAATTATGAAATTCCCGGTATTGGCGGACAAAGAGGTTATGTATCTTTTGGAAAAGAACATGCTAAAGGACGCAAAGAGGGAGATTTAAAAGAATTCTGGCACTTTGGCCAGTATGTGGACGCCTCTTCTAAGTATGCGGCAGAGTACCCTGAAAATGTAAATGTTGCCGAATTACCTCGTTTTAATGTTGTAGGTAAAGAAGCGTATCAGATGCTTGAAAAAACAGGTGTTTATGTATTAAGAGCCCTGGCTTTACATTTAGGTTTAGATGAGTTTTATTTTGACCAGTATGCGCAAGAAGGAAACTCTATTTTAAGACCAATTCACTACCCTCCTATTACTACTGAGCCGGAAAATGCGATTCGCGCAGCTGCTCACGGAGACATCAACCTTATCACATTATTGATGGGTGCTCAGGGTAAAGGTCTACAGGTACAAAATCATGATGGCGAGTGGATTGATGCTATCGCAGAAGACGATCAGTTGGTGATTAATGTTGGAGATATGTTGTCTAGACATACCAACAACAAATTAAAATCGACGATTCATCAGGTAGTTAATCCGCCAAGAGAATTATGGGGAACTTCACGTTATTCTATCCCGTTTTTTATGCACCCGGTAAGCGATATGAAGCTGGATTGTTTGGAAAACTGTATTGATGACGAGAATCCTAAGAAATTCGAAGATATTACAGCGGGAGATTATTTATACGAACGCTTGGTAGATTTAGGTTTAATCAAAAAATAA
- a CDS encoding VOC family protein has protein sequence MFLRVARHTDNIEKMVDFYVNILGFEVLGSFQNHKNYDGVFLGMLGLDWHFEFTQSKTKANHTFDEDDVIVLYPKTIIDYNELVDRVERNNISILTATNPFWNENGKMFLDPDGYRIVLSPLKAVISEIN, from the coding sequence ATGTTTTTAAGAGTTGCCCGACATACCGATAATATTGAAAAAATGGTTGATTTTTATGTCAATATCCTTGGCTTTGAAGTTTTGGGCAGCTTTCAGAATCATAAGAATTACGATGGTGTTTTTCTTGGAATGCTCGGATTGGACTGGCATTTTGAATTTACACAATCTAAAACAAAAGCAAATCATACGTTTGACGAGGATGATGTTATTGTGCTTTATCCAAAAACAATCATAGATTACAACGAGCTGGTAGACAGAGTAGAACGCAACAACATCTCAATCTTAACTGCAACCAATCCTTTTTGGAATGAGAATGGAAAAATGTTCTTAGATCCTGATGGTTATCGCATTGTATTATCGCCCTTAAAAGCAGTAATCAGCGAAATTAACTAG
- a CDS encoding nucleoside phosphorylase, with protein MIHNSELILNPDGSVYHLNLRPEHIAHDIIFVGDQNRVEKITQFFDSIEYSTQKREFKTQTGIYKGKRISVMSTGIGPDNIDIVINELDALVNIDLETRQPKENLTSLNIIRIGTSGSLQADIPVDSFVMSKFGLGLDNMLRSYLIDEVSNAAIEDAFITHTNWDIKKGKPYAIACSEKLEKIIESDQMFKGITATAGGFYGPQGRVLRLNIQDEELNSKMDNFNFDEQRITNLEMETAAIYGLSALLGHNALSLNAIIANRASGTFSEDPYKAVDALIAYTLDKLATN; from the coding sequence ATGATACATAATTCAGAATTAATACTTAATCCAGACGGGAGTGTTTACCATTTAAACCTTCGTCCTGAACATATAGCACACGATATTATTTTCGTAGGAGACCAAAACAGAGTAGAAAAAATCACTCAGTTTTTTGATTCTATTGAATATTCAACACAAAAAAGAGAATTTAAAACCCAAACCGGGATTTACAAAGGAAAAAGAATCTCTGTAATGTCAACCGGAATTGGTCCTGACAACATTGATATTGTGATAAACGAGCTTGATGCTTTGGTGAATATCGATTTGGAAACACGCCAACCAAAAGAAAACTTAACTTCTTTGAATATTATCCGAATTGGAACTTCAGGTTCATTACAGGCTGATATTCCGGTAGACAGTTTTGTTATGTCTAAATTTGGACTGGGATTAGATAATATGCTTCGCTCTTATTTAATTGACGAAGTTTCGAATGCTGCCATCGAGGATGCTTTTATCACGCATACCAACTGGGACATTAAAAAAGGAAAACCGTATGCAATTGCCTGCTCTGAAAAGCTGGAAAAAATTATCGAATCGGATCAAATGTTTAAAGGAATCACTGCTACAGCCGGAGGGTTCTACGGACCACAAGGACGTGTTTTACGCTTGAACATCCAGGATGAGGAATTAAACAGTAAAATGGATAATTTTAATTTTGACGAGCAAAGAATTACCAATTTAGAGATGGAAACTGCTGCTATCTATGGGCTTTCAGCACTTTTAGGACATAATGCCTTGTCTTTAAATGCTATTATCGCCAATCGTGCTTCAGGAACTTTCAGCGAAGATCCTTATAAAGCGGTAGATGCGCTTATTGCTTATACTTTAGATAAACTAGCAACAAACTAA
- a CDS encoding translation initiation factor: MDLQDQLKNLFPDHVESNEPEEIQEQDHVLFIQKEPMICKFEKRKGKATTVIEGYEGSDEDFKVLAKEIKTKLSVGGTFKDAAIIIQGDYRDKIMEILKAKGFKTKRVGG, from the coding sequence ATGGACTTACAAGATCAATTAAAAAATTTGTTTCCGGATCATGTCGAATCCAACGAACCTGAAGAAATTCAGGAGCAGGATCATGTTCTTTTCATTCAAAAAGAGCCTATGATCTGCAAATTCGAAAAACGAAAAGGAAAAGCCACCACCGTAATCGAAGGCTACGAAGGATCTGATGAAGATTTTAAAGTTTTGGCCAAAGAAATCAAAACCAAACTTAGCGTTGGCGGCACTTTTAAAGACGCGGCTATAATCATTCAGGGCGATTATCGCGACAAAATAATGGAAATCCTTAAAGCTAAAGGATTCAAAACGAAAAGAGTCGGCGGATGA